In a genomic window of Phycodurus eques isolate BA_2022a chromosome 2, UOR_Pequ_1.1, whole genome shotgun sequence:
- the tnfaip8l3 gene encoding tumor necrosis factor alpha-induced protein 8-like protein 3, whose protein sequence is MDSDSGEQSDGDLSPGHESFNSRSLALQAQKKILSKMATMAVANMLTDDTSSEILDELYKTSREFTKSKKEAHKIIKDVIKIALKIGILYRNHQFSPDELDTVERFKKKMNQAAMTAVSFYEVEYTFDRNILSELLLECRDLLHTLVEQHLTARSHARIDHVFNHFAHGEFLAELYGDGDEYRLSLRKICNGINKLLDEGTL, encoded by the coding sequence GGCACGAGAGCTTCAACTCGCGCTCCTTGGCTCTGCAAGCCCAGAAGAAGATCCTGAGCAAGATGGCGACCATGGCGGTGGCCAACATGCTGACGGACGACACCAGCAGCGAGATCTTGGACGAGCTCTACAAGACCAGCCGCGAGTTCACCAAGAGCAAGAAGGAGGCCCACAAAATCATCAAGGACGTCATCAAGATCGCCCTGAAGATCGGCATCCTGTACCGCAACCACCAGTTCAGCCCCGACGAGCTGGACACGGTGGAGCGCTTCAAGAAGAAGATGAACCAGGCGGCCATGACGGCGGTGTCCTTCTACGAGGTGGAGTACACCTTCGACCGGAATATTCTCTCCGAGCTCCTGCTGGAGTGCCGGGACTTGCTTCACACGCTGGTCGAGCAGCACCTGACGGCTCGCTCGCACGCTCGCATCGACCACGTTTTCAACCATTTCGCCCACGGCGAGTTCCTGGCCGAGCTGTACGGGGACGGAGACGAGTACAGACTCTCTCTGAGGAAGATCTGCAACGGCATCAACAAACTGCTGGACGAGGGGACGCTTTAA